One window of Fusobacterium polymorphum genomic DNA carries:
- the yidD gene encoding membrane protein insertion efficiency factor YidD — protein sequence MKKILILLIRFYQKFISPMFPAKCRFYPTCSQYTLEAIKEYGAMKGTYLGIKRILKCHPFHEGGYDPIPKRENKNSEGKKKE from the coding sequence TTTAATATTATTAATTAGATTCTATCAAAAATTTATTTCTCCAATGTTTCCAGCAAAATGCAGATTTTATCCAACCTGTTCACAATACACCTTAGAAGCTATTAAAGAATATGGAGCTATGAAAGGAACATATTTAGGAATAAAAAGAATACTAAAATGTCATCCTTTTCATGAGGGAGGATATGATCCTATACCAAAAAGAGAAAATAAAAATTCGGAGGGAAAAAAGAAAGAATGA